A portion of the Segatella copri DSM 18205 genome contains these proteins:
- a CDS encoding SusD/RagB family nutrient-binding outer membrane lipoprotein: MKKILKYILIGAACLPMASCDDLDSLNENPNAPGNVPSNMLMEGAEKWTMDNIYDNWFSGRQCLAYSQQWTQRNYTEEDRYQIRESVNNNYFNYLYMGLANFDKVIKMNTDEATKNAASVYGANCNQIAAAKIMKVWLMDVITDTWGNVPYSDIAQLEDKGVLYCKYDDQKDIYASMISELDEAVGMIDENRSAFTSGDVIFGGDASKWKKFGNSLKCRLAIHMSKVDSNWKQYIAEAVASGVMESNDDAAKFTYASSGSDYCKFYEGCYIDGRNDFTITNVLTKLMLGKKDDLNGKSHPWEGTVDPRISIYTNKNPQGTYDGIPYACPTGTQDKFRATSPNWSTGQPLVLTKTYAVPLMTYAELKFILCEYNGYDAEDYKEGVKASIEYWYDLAGQSISDADVNAYVDAVSTNVDAETCAIQKYIDLFTNGTEAWTEVRRTGYPNQLLRPGEITAVYNGNNVKFEPLSEVKGMIISRVKYPTNESTLNGANWNEAVKKLTDGTNNYYSKMFWDVRTSAYDHPANK; the protein is encoded by the coding sequence ATGAAGAAGATTTTAAAATATATATTGATAGGAGCGGCTTGTTTACCTATGGCATCTTGTGATGATCTGGATTCTCTCAACGAGAATCCAAACGCTCCGGGCAATGTTCCTTCTAACATGCTGATGGAAGGTGCAGAGAAGTGGACCATGGACAATATCTACGACAACTGGTTCAGCGGTCGCCAGTGTCTAGCTTACTCTCAGCAGTGGACCCAGCGCAACTATACAGAGGAGGACCGTTATCAGATTCGTGAGTCTGTAAACAACAACTATTTCAACTACCTCTATATGGGATTGGCTAATTTTGATAAGGTTATCAAGATGAATACCGATGAGGCTACCAAGAATGCTGCTTCAGTTTACGGTGCCAACTGCAACCAGATTGCTGCTGCCAAGATCATGAAGGTGTGGTTGATGGATGTCATCACTGATACATGGGGTAATGTTCCTTACTCAGACATCGCACAGCTGGAAGATAAGGGTGTTCTCTATTGCAAGTATGATGACCAGAAGGATATCTATGCTAGTATGATTTCTGAGTTGGATGAGGCTGTAGGTATGATTGATGAGAATCGGAGTGCCTTCACTTCAGGTGATGTTATCTTCGGTGGTGATGCTTCTAAGTGGAAGAAGTTTGGTAACTCTTTGAAGTGCCGCCTGGCTATCCACATGTCTAAGGTAGATTCCAACTGGAAGCAGTATATCGCTGAGGCAGTAGCCAGTGGTGTGATGGAGAGCAATGATGATGCGGCTAAGTTTACTTACGCCTCTTCAGGCTCTGACTATTGTAAGTTCTATGAGGGCTGCTATATTGATGGCCGTAACGACTTCACCATCACCAATGTGCTTACCAAGCTGATGTTGGGTAAGAAAGATGATTTGAATGGCAAGAGCCATCCTTGGGAGGGTACTGTTGATCCACGTATCTCTATCTATACCAACAAGAATCCTCAGGGCACATACGATGGTATTCCATACGCTTGTCCTACAGGTACTCAGGATAAGTTCCGTGCTACATCTCCTAACTGGTCTACTGGTCAGCCTTTAGTCTTGACCAAGACTTACGCTGTGCCATTGATGACTTATGCTGAGTTGAAGTTCATCCTATGCGAGTACAATGGCTATGACGCTGAGGATTACAAGGAAGGTGTGAAGGCATCTATTGAATATTGGTATGATTTGGCCGGTCAGTCTATTTCTGATGCTGATGTGAATGCTTATGTTGATGCGGTATCTACAAACGTAGATGCTGAAACATGTGCTATCCAGAAGTACATCGACCTCTTTACTAATGGTACTGAGGCTTGGACAGAAGTTCGTCGTACGGGTTATCCAAACCAGTTGCTTCGTCCAGGTGAAATCACAGCCGTTTACAATGGCAATAATGTGAAGTTTGAACCATTGAGCGAAGTGAAAGGCATGATTATTTCCCGTGTGAAATATCCTACCAATGAGAGTACATTGAATGGTGCCAACTGGAATGAAGCTGTGAAGAAGTTGACCGACGGAACAAACAACTATTATAGTAAAATGTTCTGGGATGTACGAACTTCAGCCTACGATCATCCTGCCAATAAGTAA